In Cedecea neteri, a single genomic region encodes these proteins:
- a CDS encoding DUF2534 family protein translates to MLAKLRTPEGKKFLIAVAIVFTIVVSLISKVTFEGVEEQYNWPMEQWTLDMFIMQGAWVTIYTIMFTILCSLPFAFYFLAPKDGRG, encoded by the coding sequence ATGCTCGCAAAACTTCGTACGCCAGAAGGTAAAAAGTTCCTTATCGCGGTTGCCATCGTCTTTACTATTGTCGTGTCGCTTATTTCTAAGGTGACCTTTGAAGGCGTGGAAGAGCAGTACAACTGGCCAATGGAGCAGTGGACGCTGGACATGTTTATCATGCAGGGCGCGTGGGTCACTATCTACACGATCATGTTCACTATTCTGTGTTCGCTGCCGTTTGCTTTCTATTTCTTAGCGCCTAAGGATGGCCGCGGCTAG
- the yeiP gene encoding elongation factor P-like protein YeiP, which translates to MARANEIKKGMVLNYNGKLLIVKDIDIQAPSARGAATLYKMRFSDVRTGQKVEERFKGDDIVDTITLTRRFVDFSYIDGNEYVFMDKEDYTPYIFTKDQIEEELQFIPEGGMPDMQVLTWDGQLLALELPQTVDLEIIETAPGIKGASASSRTKPATLSTGLVIQVPEYMVAGEKIRIHIAEKRSMGRAD; encoded by the coding sequence ATGGCAAGAGCTAACGAAATCAAAAAAGGCATGGTACTCAATTACAACGGCAAGCTGCTGATTGTTAAAGACATTGATATCCAGGCTCCCAGCGCACGCGGCGCAGCAACCCTGTATAAGATGCGTTTCTCCGATGTTCGCACCGGGCAGAAAGTGGAAGAGCGCTTCAAAGGTGATGATATTGTTGACACCATCACCCTGACCCGTCGCTTCGTTGACTTCTCCTATATCGACGGCAACGAATATGTGTTCATGGATAAAGAAGATTATACGCCGTACATCTTCACCAAAGATCAGATCGAAGAAGAGCTGCAGTTCATTCCTGAAGGCGGTATGCCGGATATGCAGGTTCTGACCTGGGATGGCCAGCTGCTGGCGCTGGAGCTGCCGCAAACCGTGGATCTGGAAATCATCGAAACCGCACCGGGCATCAAAGGCGCTTCCGCCAGCTCCCGTACCAAACCAGCAACGCTGTCCACCGGCCTCGTGATTCAGGTGCCGGAATACATGGTTGCCGGGGAAAAAATCCGCATTCATATTGCAGAAAAACGCTCTATGGGCCGCGCAGACTGA
- a CDS encoding mannitol dehydrogenase family protein — MDTLATASLPDIVQRPNYDRCELKTRIVHFGFGAFHRAHQALLTDRVLNKLGGDWGICEISLFNGDKLMHDLRQQDHLFTVLEKGAAGNQAQVIGAVKECLNAKLDGMEAIIEKFCEPQVAIVSLTVTEKGYCIDPASGKLDTTNERIIHDLASPEAPHSVPGILVEALSRRRERGLRPFTVLSCDNIPDNGHLVRQAVLGMAASRSAGLAEWIAKEVTFPSTMVDRIVPAATEESLQEIAEILGVQDPCAIAAEPFIQWVVEDNFVAGRPEWEAVGVEMVDDVVPYEQMKLRMLNGSHSFLAYLGYLAGYPHINDCMADENFARAARHLMLQEQAVTLNIRGVDLEQYAASLLERFANPALKHRTWQIAMDGSQKLPQRWLESVRWHLANGSRWPCLALGIAGWMRYVSGLDEKGHAIDVRDPLQGKIQMLVSDSGENERVSTLLSLNEIFGDDLPKNEKFVENVQQAWQQLIRLGARGAVENLCLS, encoded by the coding sequence ATGGATACCCTTGCCACTGCTTCACTTCCGGATATCGTTCAGCGGCCAAACTACGACCGCTGCGAGCTTAAAACGCGTATCGTGCATTTTGGGTTTGGCGCTTTTCACCGAGCGCATCAGGCGCTGCTCACCGATCGGGTGCTCAACAAACTTGGCGGCGACTGGGGGATCTGCGAGATCAGTCTGTTTAACGGCGATAAGCTGATGCACGATCTCAGGCAACAGGATCATCTTTTCACGGTGCTGGAGAAGGGAGCGGCGGGAAACCAGGCGCAGGTTATTGGGGCAGTCAAAGAGTGCCTGAATGCGAAGCTGGACGGCATGGAAGCGATCATAGAGAAGTTTTGTGAGCCACAGGTCGCCATTGTTTCACTGACGGTGACCGAAAAAGGCTACTGCATCGATCCCGCCAGCGGAAAACTTGATACCACCAATGAGCGCATTATTCACGATCTGGCGTCGCCTGAGGCCCCGCATTCCGTGCCGGGAATACTTGTGGAGGCGCTAAGCCGCCGCCGTGAGCGTGGATTACGCCCGTTTACGGTCTTATCCTGCGATAACATTCCTGATAACGGGCACCTGGTTCGCCAGGCCGTGCTGGGTATGGCCGCGAGTCGAAGCGCCGGGCTGGCAGAATGGATTGCCAAAGAGGTCACTTTCCCAAGCACCATGGTCGACCGCATTGTTCCGGCAGCCACGGAGGAATCGCTGCAGGAAATTGCGGAAATACTGGGCGTACAAGACCCCTGTGCCATTGCCGCCGAGCCGTTTATTCAGTGGGTCGTTGAAGATAATTTCGTCGCCGGTCGCCCGGAATGGGAAGCCGTCGGAGTGGAAATGGTTGACGATGTGGTGCCCTACGAGCAGATGAAGCTGCGGATGCTCAACGGCAGCCACTCATTTCTGGCTTATCTCGGCTATCTCGCCGGTTACCCGCATATTAATGATTGTATGGCTGACGAGAACTTTGCCCGTGCGGCCAGGCACCTGATGCTGCAGGAGCAAGCGGTGACGCTGAATATTCGGGGCGTCGACCTGGAGCAGTACGCCGCCAGCCTGCTCGAGCGGTTTGCAAACCCAGCGCTGAAGCACCGTACCTGGCAAATTGCCATGGACGGCAGTCAGAAGCTTCCCCAACGCTGGCTGGAAAGCGTGCGCTGGCATCTGGCAAACGGGAGCCGCTGGCCATGTCTGGCGCTCGGGATCGCAGGCTGGATGCGCTACGTGAGCGGCCTCGACGAAAAGGGCCATGCAATTGACGTGCGCGATCCGCTCCAGGGCAAAATCCAGATGTTGGTGAGCGACAGCGGCGAAAACGAACGCGTCAGCACCCTCCTCAGCCTGAACGAAATTTTTGGTGATGACCTGCCCAAAAACGAAAAGTTTGTCGAAAACGTTCAGCAGGCCTGGCAGCAACTCATTCGCCTGGGCGCACGCGGCGCGGTCGAAAACTTGTGCTTAAGTTAA
- a CDS encoding phosphatase PAP2 family protein, translating to MINRLPLILLLNVLGIALFFSWYLPENHGFWFNTDASLFHFFNNALVKSRTFLTLIAITNNRAFDGISLLAMGALFSWFWLHEDGAGRRRLVLMGVVMLLCAVVINQLGHLIPVVHASPTLYFKDIHRVSELLHFPTKDASSDSFPGDHGLMLLIFTGFMLRYFGPRAFLIALAIFFIFSSPRIMIGAHWFTDVYVGSVSIALVGLPWVLLTPISDRLISILNRTVPGKYKAPR from the coding sequence ATGATTAATCGCCTCCCGCTTATCCTGCTCCTGAACGTTCTGGGCATTGCCCTGTTCTTTAGCTGGTACCTGCCAGAGAACCATGGATTTTGGTTCAACACTGACGCCTCGCTGTTCCATTTCTTTAATAATGCACTGGTCAAGAGCCGTACCTTTTTAACGCTGATTGCCATCACCAATAACCGGGCCTTCGACGGCATTTCGCTGCTGGCGATGGGCGCGTTGTTTTCCTGGTTCTGGCTGCATGAAGACGGCGCGGGCCGCCGCCGCCTGGTGCTGATGGGCGTGGTGATGCTGCTGTGCGCCGTGGTCATCAACCAGCTCGGCCACCTTATCCCGGTGGTGCACGCCAGCCCGACGCTGTACTTTAAAGACATTCATCGCGTCAGCGAACTGCTGCACTTCCCGACGAAAGACGCCTCAAGCGACAGCTTCCCCGGCGATCACGGCCTGATGCTGCTCATCTTCACCGGTTTTATGCTGCGTTATTTTGGCCCACGGGCGTTTCTTATTGCCCTCGCGATCTTCTTTATCTTCTCTTCGCCAAGAATAATGATCGGCGCGCACTGGTTTACCGATGTCTACGTCGGGTCAGTCTCTATTGCTCTGGTTGGCCTGCCCTGGGTGCTATTAACCCCAATTAGCGACCGGTTAATTTCTATACTGAATCGCACTGTTCCGGGAAAATATAAAGCGCCCCGCTGA
- a CDS encoding CobW family GTP-binding protein gives MTKTNLITGFLGSGKTTTILHLLANKPADEKWAVLVNEFGEVGIDGALLADSGALLKEIPGGCMCCVNGLPMQVGLNTLLRQGKPDRLLIEPTGLGHPKQILDMLTADVYQPWIDLRATLCLLDSRQLLDEKALKNDNFRDQLAAADIIVANKQDRTTSESHAALARWYQNNGDNRELVHAEKGAVSIALLDKPRLNQRVLPSSPGHQHAQSVPHGLAALSLPGHQRWRRSVNSGQSYHACGWIFDEETVFDTIGLLEWARLAPVERVKGVLRIPEGLVRINRQGNDLHIETQPSSPLDSRIELIHPAQPDWNALQASLLSLRLS, from the coding sequence GTGACAAAAACGAATTTAATTACCGGCTTTCTGGGCAGCGGTAAAACCACCACCATTTTGCATTTGCTGGCCAACAAGCCCGCCGATGAAAAATGGGCGGTGCTGGTCAATGAATTTGGCGAAGTGGGCATCGATGGTGCCCTGCTGGCAGACAGCGGCGCGCTGTTGAAAGAGATCCCTGGCGGCTGTATGTGCTGCGTTAACGGCCTGCCGATGCAGGTCGGCCTTAATACGCTGCTGCGCCAGGGCAAGCCCGACCGCCTGCTGATTGAACCCACCGGCCTTGGCCACCCGAAACAAATCCTGGATATGCTCACCGCTGACGTATATCAGCCGTGGATTGACCTGCGGGCCACGCTTTGTCTGCTCGACTCGCGCCAGCTTCTGGATGAAAAAGCCCTAAAAAATGACAACTTCCGCGACCAGCTTGCCGCGGCGGACATCATTGTGGCTAATAAACAAGACCGCACTACGTCGGAAAGCCATGCCGCTTTAGCGCGCTGGTACCAAAATAATGGCGACAATCGCGAACTTGTACACGCGGAAAAAGGTGCCGTGAGCATTGCGCTTCTCGACAAACCAAGACTGAACCAACGCGTGCTGCCGTCCAGCCCCGGGCACCAGCATGCCCAATCGGTCCCTCATGGTCTTGCCGCACTCAGCCTCCCGGGACATCAGCGCTGGCGTCGGAGCGTGAACAGCGGGCAGAGTTATCACGCCTGTGGCTGGATTTTCGATGAAGAAACCGTGTTCGACACTATTGGCCTGCTGGAGTGGGCGCGTCTTGCCCCGGTTGAGCGAGTCAAAGGCGTCTTGCGTATTCCCGAAGGCCTGGTGCGTATCAACCGCCAGGGCAACGACCTGCATATTGAAACGCAACCCTCGTCGCCACTGGATAGCCGCATCGAATTGATTCACCCGGCTCAGCCCGACTGGAACGCCCTGCAAGCCAGCCTGTTGAGCTTACGTTTAAGTTAG